In Polynucleobacter sp. AP-Ainpum-60-G11, one DNA window encodes the following:
- a CDS encoding MBL fold metallo-hydrolase produces MNTKNQANDLSSIHYPLADALPEVGSSMEVAPGVRWLRMRLPFALDHINLWLLRDEFEGVQGWTIVDCGIANDETKAAWDQIFATQLEDLPVLRVIVTHMHPDHVGLSQWLCEKWNAPLWISMTDYLTAQWLSHKEGGAAVGARAGGGGSADHFQKHGLVAAEDLEKIRARSNYYSNMVPGVPRQYRRIIDGEMILIGGHEWQVIMGFGHAPEHASLFCKDLGILISGDMLLPRISTNVSVYDAEPDADPLGLYLSSLDRYLPLPDDTLVLPSHGKPFTGMKPRIDQLKAHHDERLAETLGACKKPATAREIVPVLFRRELDIHQMTFAMGEAIAHLNYLLRRGKLSRQLCDDGVLRFCVV; encoded by the coding sequence ATGAATACCAAAAACCAAGCCAACGATCTTAGTTCTATTCATTATCCCTTAGCCGATGCTTTACCGGAAGTCGGTAGCTCAATGGAAGTCGCGCCTGGCGTGCGTTGGTTGCGGATGCGCCTGCCGTTTGCTTTAGACCACATCAATCTGTGGCTGCTACGTGATGAGTTTGAAGGCGTTCAGGGCTGGACCATCGTGGATTGCGGTATTGCGAATGATGAGACAAAAGCAGCTTGGGATCAGATCTTTGCTACTCAGCTAGAGGACTTGCCGGTGCTCAGGGTGATCGTGACTCACATGCATCCAGATCACGTGGGACTCTCTCAATGGCTTTGTGAAAAATGGAATGCACCCCTGTGGATTTCAATGACGGATTATTTAACTGCGCAATGGCTGAGTCACAAAGAGGGCGGTGCTGCAGTTGGTGCACGTGCTGGCGGTGGCGGTTCTGCAGACCATTTTCAGAAGCATGGACTAGTTGCAGCAGAAGATTTAGAAAAAATCCGAGCGCGCTCTAATTACTACAGCAATATGGTTCCCGGTGTACCCAGACAATATCGTCGCATCATCGATGGCGAAATGATTTTGATTGGTGGACATGAGTGGCAAGTAATTATGGGATTTGGTCATGCGCCCGAGCATGCCTCGCTATTTTGTAAAGATCTTGGCATATTAATTTCTGGAGATATGTTGTTGCCGCGCATTTCTACGAATGTCAGCGTCTACGATGCAGAGCCCGATGCAGATCCTTTAGGTTTATATCTGAGTTCTCTGGATCGATATCTACCGCTACCCGATGACACTCTCGTACTGCCATCGCATGGCAAGCCATTTACAGGAATGAAACCACGGATTGATCAGTTAAAAGCGCATCACGATGAGCGCTTGGCAGAAACACTTGGAGCCTGTAAAAAACCGGCAACTGCTCGTGAGATAGTGCCGGTTTTATTTAGGCGTGAATTAGATATTCACCAAATGACATTTGCTATGGGTGAGGCTATTGCTCATCTGAATTACCTACTTCGTCGAGGAAAGTTGAGTCGCCAGCTT
- a CDS encoding DUF1289 domain-containing protein: protein MTTVPSPCINWCDINPENGFCRGCYRTLSEIADWSELSNSDKLEVWAKLETRKPQAPQ from the coding sequence TTGACAACAGTTCCATCACCTTGCATCAACTGGTGCGACATCAACCCTGAAAATGGTTTTTGTCGTGGCTGCTATCGTACGCTATCGGAGATTGCTGACTGGTCTGAACTTTCTAACTCTGACAAGCTTGAGGTGTGGGCAAAACTGGAAACACGCAAACCTCAAGCACCACAGTAA
- a CDS encoding flavin reductase family protein — MTPFTSQELRKGFSSFATGVTVITCLDAGQNAHGITISSFNTVSLEPPLILWSLKKHSRLMPNFEVGHKQLIHVLERSQEAMAMHFATVKENQFVSVPHKIAASGLTQIEGCCAYFECETVSVHTGGDHNIIVAKVLNLKHTPESHPLIFAHSKFMGLDSSL; from the coding sequence ATGACCCCATTTACCTCCCAAGAACTCCGCAAAGGCTTTTCCTCCTTTGCCACTGGGGTCACAGTCATTACCTGCTTAGATGCGGGCCAGAATGCTCACGGCATTACCATCAGCTCCTTCAATACTGTTTCACTGGAGCCGCCACTCATTTTGTGGAGCCTTAAAAAGCATTCACGCTTAATGCCTAATTTTGAAGTTGGTCACAAACAGTTAATTCATGTCTTGGAGCGCTCACAAGAAGCAATGGCAATGCATTTCGCTACGGTCAAAGAAAATCAGTTTGTCAGCGTTCCGCACAAAATTGCAGCAAGTGGCCTCACGCAAATTGAGGGATGCTGCGCTTACTTTGAATGTGAAACTGTGTCAGTTCATACTGGTGGCGATCACAATATCATCGTTGCTAAAGTACTCAACCTAAAGCACACCCCAGAAAGTCACCCGCTCATATTTGCACACAGCAAATTTATGGGCTTAGATTCATCACTTTAA
- a CDS encoding glutathione S-transferase family protein has product MMRLWGRTSSINVQKVLWCLAELGLQEGKDFERIDAGLHFGINRTPEFLALNPNGLVPTLQDGDLVLWESNTILRYLVRQYDKLMRFPVDTTSQYQSEKWMDWQLGTMWPPLRVAFLGLTRIPEADRDYALIKSSYQEADALLGLLDQTLEKHVYCSGEQFSVGDIPLALCVSRWLLLEQTFPDKTGPRSQLSNIDRWMRQIELETKYKVVAQKELNIVK; this is encoded by the coding sequence ATGATGCGATTATGGGGAAGAACAAGTTCTATCAATGTGCAAAAGGTCTTGTGGTGCCTTGCAGAGCTGGGACTTCAGGAAGGTAAAGATTTTGAGCGTATTGATGCTGGCCTTCATTTTGGAATAAATCGTACCCCTGAATTCCTAGCGCTTAACCCAAATGGCCTTGTACCTACGCTACAAGATGGCGATCTTGTACTCTGGGAATCTAATACTATTTTGCGATATCTGGTTCGTCAGTACGATAAGTTGATGCGCTTTCCTGTTGATACTACAAGTCAGTACCAGTCTGAGAAGTGGATGGATTGGCAACTAGGCACTATGTGGCCACCATTACGCGTTGCATTCCTAGGACTTACTCGCATTCCAGAAGCAGATCGTGACTATGCGTTAATTAAGAGTTCATATCAAGAGGCTGATGCATTGCTAGGATTACTTGATCAGACCTTAGAAAAACATGTTTACTGCTCTGGCGAGCAATTCAGTGTCGGAGATATTCCCTTAGCGCTGTGTGTAAGTCGATGGCTCCTTTTAGAACAAACCTTCCCCGATAAAACAGGGCCTCGATCGCAATTAAGCAATATTGATAGGTGGATGAGGCAGATTGAATTAGAGACTAAATACAAAGTCGTGGCACAAAAAGAGCTTAATATTGTGAAGTAA
- a CDS encoding MDR family oxidoreductase, whose amino-acid sequence MFKAILVNKDDQGYRAELSQVDETSLPEGDVRVKVHYSTLNYKDGLAITGKGPVVRSFPMVPGIDFAGEVLESASPEFKVGDMVLLNGWGVGEGHWGGLAQQARVKSEWLIPLPKGFTAKQALAIGTAGYTAMLCVMALQKHGLKPSDGEVLVTGAAGGVGSFAITLLSKLGFTVVASTGRMSEADYLKKLGASEVIDRAALSAPGKPLAKERWAAVVDSVGSHTLANACAQTKSDGAVAACGLAQGMDFPSTVAPFILRGVTLYGINSVTVPKAKRIAAYEQLSKLVDLKTLEEISHEITLEDSIKYAAELMAGNVRGRLIVDVNQ is encoded by the coding sequence ATGTTTAAGGCTATTTTGGTAAATAAAGATGATCAAGGTTATCGAGCTGAGCTTTCTCAGGTCGATGAGACTAGCCTGCCCGAAGGCGATGTCAGGGTCAAGGTGCACTATTCCACACTGAATTACAAAGATGGTTTAGCAATTACTGGCAAGGGTCCAGTGGTGCGCAGCTTTCCTATGGTTCCTGGAATTGATTTTGCGGGGGAGGTCTTGGAGAGTGCTAGCCCAGAATTTAAGGTTGGCGATATGGTGCTACTGAATGGTTGGGGCGTTGGTGAAGGTCATTGGGGCGGACTAGCGCAACAAGCGCGCGTGAAGTCAGAATGGCTCATTCCCTTGCCAAAGGGATTTACCGCTAAGCAAGCCTTAGCAATTGGCACTGCTGGCTACACAGCAATGCTGTGCGTGATGGCTTTGCAAAAGCATGGCTTGAAGCCAAGCGATGGCGAGGTATTGGTAACTGGGGCTGCGGGTGGAGTGGGTAGCTTTGCTATTACTCTTCTGAGCAAATTGGGATTTACGGTTGTTGCTAGCACCGGACGCATGTCTGAAGCTGATTATTTGAAGAAATTGGGCGCAAGCGAGGTGATTGATCGTGCTGCACTTTCGGCTCCCGGCAAGCCTTTAGCTAAAGAGCGTTGGGCGGCAGTAGTCGATAGCGTTGGCAGTCATACTTTGGCAAATGCCTGCGCGCAAACTAAGAGTGATGGCGCAGTTGCTGCTTGTGGCTTAGCCCAGGGAATGGATTTTCCATCGACAGTTGCGCCATTCATTTTGCGTGGTGTAACTTTATATGGCATCAATAGCGTGACAGTGCCAAAAGCAAAACGTATTGCCGCTTATGAACAATTGAGTAAGTTAGTTGATCTCAAAACTTTAGAGGAGATTTCTCACGAAATTACTTTAGAAGATTCCATTAAATATGCGGCAGAGCTGATGGCGGGTAATGTGCGCGGCCGCTTAATTGTGGATGTCAATCAATAA